A single region of the Plantactinospora soyae genome encodes:
- a CDS encoding FAD-dependent oxidoreductase → MTPGSTELVEPGRSTPVLGEYEVVVLGGGPAGIMAAAAAARAGRSTILIERYGYLGGAGSAGGLSTFCGLHANVHGDHRQVIHGLADDLLARMDALGGLNPPHLSFENRILAQAYDIAAYKIATDDLVVESGATVLFHALAVGVVMGGDDSVHAVLVESKSGRGAIVGQMFVDCSGDADLAAWAGAPYEKTPGDAGMMYPSLMFRINGVDAETAIRERERLPELMDAAEREGAFQFARKKPIVRPQRNPLEWRANMTQLSNADGSAIDGTDVEQLSRGELQGRRQIRDQFPFFQQRVPGFANSYVVDIAPSIGIRETRRIIGPYQLTSDDILDCADFPDSVGVNGWPVEAHVAGDVVIRWPNGANPRGFNQLPFRMIVPQRLTNVYVAGRCASMTHDGQSSARVTGPCFAMGQAAGTAADLALAAGVAGGEVDVARLQKRLVDDGAYLGTTW, encoded by the coding sequence ATGACGCCGGGGAGCACCGAACTGGTCGAGCCGGGCCGGAGCACACCGGTGCTCGGCGAGTACGAGGTCGTCGTACTCGGTGGTGGGCCGGCCGGGATCATGGCGGCGGCCGCGGCGGCCCGGGCGGGCCGGTCCACGATCCTGATCGAGCGGTACGGCTATCTGGGCGGAGCCGGCAGCGCCGGTGGGCTGAGCACCTTCTGTGGGCTGCACGCCAACGTGCACGGCGACCACCGTCAGGTGATCCACGGGCTCGCCGACGACCTGCTGGCCCGGATGGACGCCCTGGGTGGGCTGAACCCGCCGCACCTGTCCTTCGAGAACCGGATCCTGGCCCAGGCGTACGACATCGCGGCGTACAAGATCGCCACCGATGACCTGGTCGTGGAGTCGGGCGCCACGGTGCTCTTCCACGCGCTCGCCGTCGGGGTGGTGATGGGCGGCGACGACAGCGTGCACGCGGTGCTGGTGGAGTCGAAGTCCGGTCGGGGGGCGATCGTCGGGCAGATGTTCGTCGACTGCTCCGGAGACGCCGATCTCGCCGCCTGGGCCGGTGCGCCGTACGAGAAGACCCCGGGCGACGCCGGGATGATGTATCCCTCGCTGATGTTCCGGATCAACGGGGTGGACGCCGAGACGGCGATCCGGGAGCGGGAGCGGCTGCCCGAGCTGATGGACGCCGCCGAGCGGGAGGGCGCCTTCCAGTTCGCCCGGAAGAAACCGATCGTCCGCCCGCAGCGCAACCCGCTGGAGTGGCGGGCCAACATGACCCAGCTCAGCAACGCCGACGGCAGCGCGATCGACGGCACCGACGTGGAGCAGCTCAGTCGGGGCGAGTTGCAGGGTCGGCGGCAGATCCGGGACCAGTTCCCGTTCTTCCAGCAACGGGTGCCCGGATTCGCGAACTCGTACGTGGTCGACATCGCCCCGTCGATCGGCATCCGGGAGACCCGGCGGATCATCGGCCCGTACCAGCTCACCAGCGACGACATCCTGGACTGCGCCGACTTCCCCGACTCGGTCGGGGTGAACGGCTGGCCGGTGGAGGCGCACGTCGCCGGTGACGTGGTGATCCGCTGGCCGAACGGTGCGAACCCGCGCGGGTTCAACCAGCTGCCGTTCCGGATGATCGTGCCGCAGCGGCTGACGAACGTGTACGTCGCCGGCCGGTGCGCCTCGATGACCCACGACGGCCAGTCGTCGGCCCGGGTCACCGGCCCGTGCTTCGCGATGGGCCAGGCGGCCGGTACGGCGGCGGACCTCGCGCTCGCCGCCGGGGTGGCGGGCGGCGAGGTCGACGTAGCGCGGTTGCAGAAGCGGCTGGTCGACGACGGCGCCTATCTCGGTACGACGTGGTGA
- a CDS encoding aconitase X: MRLTDDERSMLDGEQGEAVQAAMDLLVRYGEVLGAERLVDTDNVCGANIFGQRQMMLCGASDPDAVFSEFSLDSPRPVEITPMKAQSYQLIGPMDTQHWQVQGLSQEAHDAIEESESYSARHGIHLMNTCTPYQVGNVPVKGEHCAWMESSAVVYVNSVLGARTNVEGRESTAAAMLTGKIPYWGYHLDDNRFGSHLVEVAEPVTSSLDWGLLGYYVGEQVQEGVPVLDGIAEVPNLVKLKHFGAAAASSGGVEMYHIPGTTVEARTVAEAFGPRRPVQTLRYGARERRQTYEQLNHTARDSDVDLVMIGCPHATLSQIRDVCRLVQGRKVHPDSALWVFTPRAIRQVAEQNGYAQILRDAGALLMSDTCPAIGQFLPKGTRVIATDSAKQVHYLPAIMKVQGWFGTTEECVNSALTGTWQGSL, translated from the coding sequence ATGCGGCTCACCGATGACGAGCGGAGCATGCTCGACGGCGAGCAGGGCGAGGCCGTACAGGCCGCGATGGACCTGCTGGTCCGGTACGGCGAGGTGCTCGGCGCCGAACGGCTCGTCGACACGGACAACGTCTGCGGGGCCAACATCTTCGGGCAGCGGCAGATGATGCTCTGCGGCGCCAGCGATCCGGACGCGGTCTTCTCGGAGTTCAGCCTGGACAGCCCGAGGCCGGTCGAGATCACTCCGATGAAGGCGCAGAGCTACCAGTTGATCGGCCCGATGGACACCCAACACTGGCAGGTGCAGGGGCTCAGCCAGGAGGCGCACGACGCGATCGAGGAGAGCGAGTCGTACAGCGCCCGGCACGGCATCCACCTGATGAACACCTGCACGCCGTACCAGGTCGGAAACGTGCCGGTGAAGGGGGAGCACTGCGCCTGGATGGAGTCGTCGGCGGTGGTCTACGTCAACTCGGTGCTCGGCGCGCGGACCAATGTGGAGGGTCGGGAGAGCACGGCGGCGGCGATGCTCACCGGCAAGATCCCGTACTGGGGGTACCACCTGGACGACAACCGGTTCGGCAGCCACCTGGTGGAGGTCGCCGAGCCGGTGACCAGCAGCCTGGACTGGGGCCTGCTCGGCTACTACGTCGGCGAGCAGGTCCAGGAGGGCGTACCGGTGCTGGACGGCATCGCCGAGGTGCCGAATCTGGTCAAGCTCAAGCACTTCGGCGCCGCCGCCGCGTCGTCGGGCGGGGTGGAGATGTACCACATCCCCGGGACGACGGTGGAGGCCCGGACCGTGGCGGAGGCGTTCGGGCCGCGCCGGCCGGTACAGACCCTCCGGTACGGGGCGCGGGAGCGCCGGCAGACGTACGAGCAGTTGAACCACACGGCCCGGGACAGCGACGTCGACCTCGTGATGATTGGCTGTCCACATGCGACGCTGAGTCAGATCCGGGACGTCTGCCGGCTGGTGCAGGGCCGGAAGGTCCATCCGGACAGCGCGCTCTGGGTCTTCACGCCCCGGGCGATCCGGCAGGTGGCCGAGCAGAACGGCTACGCGCAGATCCTCCGGGACGCGGGAGCGCTGCTGATGAGTGACACCTGCCCGGCGATCGGGCAGTTCCTGCCCAAGGGGACCCGGGTGATCGCCACCGACTCGGCCAAGCAGGTGCACTACCTGCCGGCGATCATGAAGGTGCAGGGCTGGTTCGGCACCACCGAGGAGTGCGTCAACTCGGCGCTGACCGGTACCTGGCAGGGGAGCCTGTGA
- a CDS encoding aconitase X swivel domain-containing protein has protein sequence MGEANTVTLRGRGLVGGVVEGEALVTRDSISGWGGIEPTGGRIIESRHELSGQSFKDKILVFPGAKGSSGWSGMFHMSRLAGSAPKAMIFNYMNTKIALGVVVTRVPAVTDLDQNPLDVIETGDWVRVDADTGTVVVTKGGRPGGGVGGPETGAEKAATGRPGKEVGGHDD, from the coding sequence ATGGGCGAGGCCAACACCGTCACGTTGCGCGGCCGGGGCCTGGTGGGCGGCGTGGTCGAGGGCGAGGCGCTGGTGACCCGGGACAGCATCTCCGGCTGGGGCGGGATCGAGCCGACCGGCGGCCGGATCATCGAGTCCCGGCACGAGTTGAGCGGCCAGTCGTTCAAGGACAAGATTCTGGTCTTTCCGGGCGCGAAGGGCTCCTCCGGCTGGTCGGGCATGTTCCACATGTCGCGGCTCGCCGGCTCCGCGCCGAAGGCGATGATCTTCAACTACATGAACACGAAGATCGCCCTCGGCGTGGTGGTGACCCGGGTGCCGGCGGTCACCGACCTCGACCAGAACCCGCTGGACGTGATCGAGACCGGCGACTGGGTACGCGTCGACGCCGACACCGGAACCGTCGTGGTGACCAAGGGAGGCCGACCCGGAGGCGGTGTCGGTGGGCCGGAGACCGGCGCGGAGAAGGCGGCGACCGGGCGGCCCGGGAAGGAAGTGGGCGGACACGATGACTGA
- a CDS encoding UGSC family (seleno)protein, giving the protein MTDWAGTILDPTGDTDQGADTTLAARLGSLRGATLGLLDNGKPNGSVLLTEIGDHLRERYGVREVTMYTKSYFGTPVDQTLTERIVQECDFAIAAIGDUGSCSAASLADGILLERGGIPAVSICTEPFRITADAMAKAYGFPGFQYLLTPHPVASLSLAEVRERVVAMTPRILEILGVEQ; this is encoded by the coding sequence ATGACTGACTGGGCGGGAACCATCCTGGACCCGACCGGGGACACCGACCAGGGCGCGGACACCACGTTGGCGGCCCGGCTGGGCAGTCTCCGCGGGGCCACCCTCGGGCTGCTGGACAACGGCAAGCCGAACGGCTCGGTGTTGCTCACCGAGATCGGCGACCACCTGCGCGAGCGGTACGGCGTGCGCGAGGTGACGATGTACACCAAGTCCTACTTCGGTACACCGGTGGACCAGACGCTGACCGAGCGGATCGTGCAGGAGTGTGACTTCGCCATCGCGGCGATCGGTGATTGAGGTTCCTGTAGCGCGGCCAGTCTGGCCGACGGAATTCTGCTGGAACGTGGTGGCATCCCAGCGGTCTCAATCTGCACCGAGCCATTCCGGATTACGGCCGACGCCATGGCGAAGGCGTACGGCTTTCCCGGTTTCCAGTACCTGTTGACGCCGCACCCGGTCGCCAGTCTCAGCCTGGCGGAGGTCCGGGAGCGGGTGGTCGCAATGACACCGCGCATCCTGGAGATCCTGGGGGTGGAACAGTGA
- a CDS encoding FAD-dependent oxidoreductase, producing the protein MLNKVIVVAERTTCVVVGGGPAGMVLGLLLARAGVEVTVLEKHGDFLRDFRGDTVHPSTLRLLDELGLGERFGRLPQSRLDEVAFPIGGDRQIVVADFRRLRTPHPYVAMVPQWDLLNLLADAGAAEPTFTLRMRAEVTELIREAGRVQGVRYLGPDGEPREIRADLTVACDGRWSIARRQAELRPREFPVPIDAWWFRLPRDPDDDPAGLTPRAGQGRFAVVIPREGYLQIAYIARKGTDAELRARGIEAFRRDIAELAPSFADRVGALASMDDVKHLDVRLNRLDRWHVDGLLCLGDAAHAMSPVGGVGINLAVQDAVAAATLLAEPLRRGRVTPAELAAVRTRRLLPTILVQRLQRMMHRGMVEPILDGRRAGPPRAVLALLRRVPAVSLLPAYLIGVGVRPEHAPPFARRPPSGAAVPDQTG; encoded by the coding sequence GTGTTGAATAAGGTGATCGTGGTGGCGGAGCGGACAACCTGCGTCGTCGTCGGAGGCGGACCGGCCGGGATGGTGCTGGGCCTGCTGCTGGCCCGGGCCGGCGTCGAGGTGACGGTGCTGGAGAAGCACGGCGACTTCCTGCGCGACTTCCGGGGCGACACGGTCCACCCGTCGACCCTGCGACTCCTGGACGAACTGGGCCTGGGCGAGAGGTTCGGGCGACTGCCGCAGAGCCGGCTGGACGAGGTCGCCTTTCCGATCGGCGGGGACCGGCAGATCGTGGTCGCCGACTTCCGTCGACTGCGGACCCCGCACCCCTACGTCGCGATGGTGCCGCAGTGGGACCTGCTCAACCTGCTCGCCGACGCGGGCGCGGCGGAGCCCACCTTCACCCTGCGGATGCGCGCCGAGGTCACCGAGCTGATCCGGGAGGCGGGCCGGGTCCAGGGGGTGCGCTACCTGGGGCCGGACGGCGAGCCCCGGGAGATCCGGGCCGACCTCACCGTGGCCTGCGACGGCCGCTGGTCGATCGCCCGCCGACAGGCCGAGCTGCGGCCCCGGGAGTTCCCCGTGCCGATCGACGCCTGGTGGTTCCGGCTGCCCCGCGACCCCGACGACGATCCGGCCGGGCTGACCCCGCGCGCCGGCCAGGGCCGGTTCGCCGTGGTGATCCCCCGGGAGGGCTACCTCCAGATCGCCTACATCGCCCGGAAGGGAACCGACGCGGAGCTTCGGGCCCGGGGCATCGAGGCGTTCCGGCGGGACATCGCGGAACTGGCGCCGTCGTTCGCGGACCGGGTCGGCGCGCTCGCCTCGATGGACGACGTCAAACACCTCGACGTACGGCTGAACCGGCTCGACCGCTGGCACGTGGACGGGCTGCTCTGCCTGGGGGACGCCGCCCACGCGATGTCGCCGGTCGGCGGGGTCGGGATCAACCTGGCGGTGCAGGACGCCGTCGCCGCCGCCACCCTGCTCGCCGAGCCGCTGCGGCGCGGCAGGGTCACCCCGGCCGAGTTGGCCGCGGTGCGGACCCGGCGCCTGCTGCCGACCATCCTCGTGCAGCGGTTGCAGCGGATGATGCACCGAGGGATGGTCGAGCCGATCCTCGACGGTCGACGGGCCGGACCACCCCGCGCCGTGCTGGCCCTGTTGCGGCGCGTCCCGGCCGTCTCGCTCCTGCCGGCCTACCTGATCGGCGTCGGCGTACGCCCCGAGCACGCCCCGCCGTTCGCCCGACGACCGCCGTCCGGCGCCGCCGTACCGGACCAGACCGGGTAA
- a CDS encoding DUF6585 family protein: protein MSGSDVRAGTEQDWQTAAVDRAVRAAQGYWGEPLATYWWQEARRRSRSRLIAVPGAVALAAVLCAVPYTLMSEAYGASVVVALVGIVAAVIAVLMYRGGKPNERIGIVLFSGGFVWDDGRESDVVPFDQIADIRRSVTQHLGSGGAVKYTSHHYTVIRPDGSRLLINDAFHDVVELGDRVMSAVTALQVAGGRERLHRGETLDFAPFAINQRGLRLDSDLPVTPWSEVSEVRLRDGSLEVLVNGRKVGARFIQHVPNVFVLVTLAEELRLAGR from the coding sequence GTGAGCGGAAGCGACGTTAGGGCGGGCACCGAACAGGACTGGCAGACCGCCGCGGTGGACCGGGCGGTGCGGGCGGCCCAGGGCTACTGGGGGGAGCCCCTGGCGACGTACTGGTGGCAGGAGGCGCGTCGGCGGTCGCGGAGCCGGCTGATCGCGGTGCCCGGCGCGGTCGCGCTTGCCGCCGTGCTCTGCGCGGTGCCGTACACCCTGATGTCCGAGGCGTACGGCGCCTCAGTGGTGGTCGCGCTCGTCGGGATCGTGGCGGCCGTGATCGCGGTGCTGATGTACCGGGGCGGCAAGCCGAACGAGCGGATCGGCATCGTCCTGTTCTCCGGCGGCTTCGTCTGGGACGACGGCCGGGAGTCGGACGTCGTACCGTTCGACCAGATCGCCGACATCCGCCGCAGCGTGACCCAGCACCTCGGCTCCGGGGGAGCGGTCAAGTACACCTCACACCACTACACGGTGATCCGGCCGGACGGCAGCAGACTGCTGATCAACGACGCGTTCCACGATGTCGTCGAACTCGGCGACCGGGTGATGAGCGCGGTGACCGCGCTACAGGTGGCCGGCGGACGGGAGCGGCTGCACCGGGGCGAGACGCTCGACTTCGCCCCGTTCGCGATCAACCAGCGGGGCCTGAGGTTGGACAGCGACCTGCCGGTCACGCCCTGGTCGGAGGTGTCGGAGGTCCGGCTCCGGGACGGCAGCCTCGAAGTGCTGGTCAACGGGCGGAAGGTGGGCGCCAGGTTCATCCAGCACGTGCCGAACGTCTTCGTCCTGGTCACCCTCGCCGAGGAGTTGAGGCTGGCCGGCCGCTGA
- a CDS encoding aromatic ring-hydroxylating dioxygenase subunit alpha has protein sequence MSAFVRDQWYVAAYSREVGRELLGRTILGEPIVFYRTEQGEAIGLADRCVHRRFPLSESRLDGDNIVCGYHGFTYDQGGSCVFVPGQQRIPRTARVASYPVVEQDSFVWVWIGDRAKADPTTIPRAPWLADPNYTTVCGMEPLNARYMLLVDNLMDLSHETYLHGGYIGTPEVAETPIQTEVDEDSGTVYVSRHMDDAACPPFYAKSTGIEGRITRWQDIEYHPPCLYVLHSRIAPQGVYPPAEGPDDQAFHVEVVYGITPSTENTTYDFWAVARDFALDDAQVSDFLQSNNHTVVMQDVTALNLLEQVIATEADGYQELSINIDTGGLAARRILKRMAERSRPEGAVTS, from the coding sequence ATGTCGGCCTTCGTACGCGACCAGTGGTATGTCGCCGCCTACAGCAGGGAGGTCGGGCGGGAACTGCTCGGCCGGACGATCCTCGGTGAACCCATCGTCTTCTACCGCACCGAACAGGGCGAGGCGATCGGCCTGGCCGACCGGTGCGTGCACCGCCGCTTCCCGCTCTCGGAGAGCCGCCTCGACGGCGACAACATCGTCTGCGGGTACCACGGGTTCACCTACGACCAGGGCGGCTCCTGCGTCTTCGTCCCCGGCCAGCAGCGGATTCCGCGTACCGCGCGGGTCGCGTCGTACCCGGTGGTGGAGCAGGACTCGTTCGTCTGGGTGTGGATCGGGGACCGGGCCAAGGCGGACCCGACGACGATCCCCCGGGCGCCCTGGCTGGCCGACCCGAACTACACCACGGTGTGCGGGATGGAGCCGCTGAACGCCCGGTACATGTTGCTGGTCGACAACCTGATGGACCTGTCCCACGAGACGTACCTGCACGGCGGGTACATCGGGACCCCGGAGGTCGCCGAGACGCCGATCCAGACCGAGGTCGACGAGGACTCCGGCACCGTCTACGTGAGCCGGCACATGGACGACGCGGCCTGCCCGCCGTTCTACGCCAAGTCGACCGGCATCGAGGGTCGGATCACCCGCTGGCAGGACATCGAGTACCACCCACCGTGCCTCTACGTCCTGCACAGCCGGATCGCGCCGCAGGGCGTCTACCCGCCCGCCGAGGGCCCGGACGACCAGGCGTTCCACGTCGAGGTCGTGTACGGGATCACGCCGTCGACGGAGAACACCACGTACGACTTCTGGGCCGTGGCACGGGACTTCGCGCTCGACGACGCGCAGGTCTCCGACTTCCTTCAGTCGAACAACCACACCGTGGTGATGCAGGACGTGACCGCCCTGAACCTGCTGGAGCAGGTCATCGCCACCGAGGCGGACGGGTACCAGGAACTCAGCATCAACATCGACACCGGTGGACTGGCGGCCCGGCGCATCCTGAAGCGGATGGCCGAGCGGAGCCGGCCGGAGGGCGCGGTGACGTCATGA
- a CDS encoding PDR/VanB family oxidoreductase yields the protein MHSNPDPIPEIELDLLLAAKREAAEGVVVLTLRRPAGAPLPAWEPGAHLDLLLRPDLVRQYSLCGDPADRTELQVAVLREADGRGGSAYVHDELPVGATVRVRGPRNHFALLPASRYLFIAGGIGITPLVPMIAAAEEAGADWRLVYGGRSRASMAFRSELRDRYGERVSIHPQDETGLLDLPALLAEPDPERLVYCCGPEPLLAAVEANCGHWPSGALRVERFAPKTFDEPARRESFEVELAQSGRTLEVPPGSSILQVVEEAGIPVLSSCQEGTCGTCETAVLSGVPEHRDSLLTEEEQAANDTMMICVSRSCSARLVLDL from the coding sequence GTGCACAGCAACCCCGATCCCATTCCCGAGATCGAACTCGACCTGCTGCTGGCCGCGAAGCGCGAGGCGGCGGAGGGCGTCGTCGTACTGACGCTGCGCCGTCCGGCCGGGGCGCCGCTGCCGGCCTGGGAACCGGGCGCCCACCTCGACCTGCTGCTCCGCCCCGATCTGGTCCGGCAGTACTCGCTCTGCGGTGACCCGGCCGACCGCACCGAACTACAGGTGGCGGTGTTGCGGGAGGCCGACGGTCGGGGTGGTTCGGCGTACGTCCACGACGAACTGCCGGTGGGCGCGACCGTACGGGTCCGGGGTCCCCGTAACCACTTCGCCCTGCTGCCGGCCAGCCGGTACCTGTTCATCGCGGGCGGGATCGGGATCACCCCGCTGGTGCCGATGATCGCGGCAGCCGAGGAGGCGGGTGCCGACTGGCGACTCGTGTACGGCGGGCGGTCCCGCGCCTCGATGGCGTTCCGGTCGGAACTGCGGGACCGGTACGGCGAGCGGGTCTCGATCCACCCGCAGGACGAGACCGGGCTGCTCGACCTGCCGGCGCTGCTCGCCGAGCCCGATCCGGAGCGCCTGGTCTACTGCTGCGGCCCCGAACCGCTGCTCGCGGCGGTGGAGGCCAACTGCGGGCACTGGCCCTCCGGTGCGCTCCGGGTCGAGCGGTTCGCGCCGAAGACGTTCGACGAGCCGGCCCGGCGGGAGTCGTTCGAGGTGGAACTCGCCCAATCGGGTCGGACCCTGGAGGTGCCGCCCGGTTCCTCGATCCTCCAGGTGGTCGAGGAGGCCGGCATCCCGGTCCTCTCCTCGTGCCAGGAGGGGACCTGCGGCACCTGTGAGACGGCGGTGCTCTCCGGTGTTCCGGAGCACCGCGACTCGCTGCTCACCGAGGAGGAGCAGGCGGCCAACGACACGATGATGATCTGCGTGTCCCGGTCCTGCTCCGCGCGGCTGGTGCTCGACCTCTGA
- a CDS encoding IclR family transcriptional regulator, giving the protein MTVRALRLLEAFTPDRRELTLTELAHRAGLPLTTTHRLVNDLAGWGAVERDADGRYHIGLRLWEIASLAPRGLGLREAALPFLEDLFQVTQENVQLAVREGLEVVYVERIAGHSAVPVLTRVGGRFAMPPTGVGLVLLAHAPADVQETVLDSPLQRFTERTITSPRELRRVLAEVRRTGIAISDRQVTMDALSIGAPVYGATGEVVAAVSIVVRAPRPQRAGLIPVVRAAARGISRVLRAPALSTPSRPVRPDPER; this is encoded by the coding sequence GTGACCGTACGGGCACTGAGGTTGCTCGAGGCGTTCACCCCGGACCGCCGCGAGCTCACCCTCACCGAACTCGCCCACCGGGCCGGGTTGCCGCTCACCACCACCCACCGGCTGGTCAACGACCTCGCCGGCTGGGGGGCGGTGGAGCGGGACGCGGACGGCCGCTACCACATCGGGCTCCGGCTGTGGGAGATCGCCTCGTTGGCGCCGCGCGGGCTCGGGCTCCGCGAGGCCGCGCTGCCGTTCCTGGAGGACCTGTTCCAGGTGACGCAGGAGAACGTCCAACTCGCCGTCCGGGAGGGCCTCGAGGTGGTGTACGTCGAGCGGATCGCCGGCCACAGCGCCGTACCCGTGCTGACCCGGGTCGGCGGGCGCTTCGCGATGCCACCCACCGGGGTCGGGCTGGTACTGCTGGCACACGCTCCGGCCGACGTACAGGAGACGGTGCTCGACTCGCCGTTGCAGCGGTTCACCGAGCGGACCATCACCTCGCCCCGGGAACTGCGCCGGGTGCTCGCCGAGGTCCGGCGGACCGGGATCGCGATCAGTGACCGGCAGGTGACCATGGACGCCCTGTCGATCGGCGCCCCGGTGTACGGCGCGACGGGTGAGGTGGTCGCCGCGGTCTCGATCGTCGTCCGGGCGCCCCGGCCGCAGCGGGCCGGCCTGATCCCGGTGGTCCGGGCCGCCGCGCGGGGGATCTCCCGGGTGCTCCGGGCACCGGCGCTGTCGACGCCCTCACGGCCGGTACGCCCCGACCCGGAGCGGTAG
- a CDS encoding TetR/AcrR family transcriptional regulator has translation MTERPGLRERKRQRTHDALSEAAISLFLRHGYDQVSVADVAAAAEVSKPTLFKYFPSKEDLVLHRILDHRAEAARVVRNSSPGQPPLPALHRHFLAGLARRDPVTGLNDHPQVLAFHGMVFGTPSLAARVAQYATDDEEALTEALAEAAPAAGALDARLAASQIVAVQRVLARENWRRLTEGRSATEVHPDAVAAADRAFHLLAGGLTGYAGPPGPATDGS, from the coding sequence ATGACCGAACGGCCCGGCCTGCGGGAGCGGAAACGGCAGCGCACCCACGACGCGCTGTCCGAGGCGGCGATCTCGCTGTTCCTGCGGCACGGCTACGACCAGGTCTCCGTCGCCGACGTGGCCGCCGCGGCCGAGGTCTCCAAGCCGACGCTCTTCAAGTACTTCCCGAGCAAGGAGGACCTGGTCCTGCACCGGATCCTCGACCACCGGGCCGAGGCCGCCCGGGTGGTCCGGAACAGCTCACCCGGGCAGCCGCCGCTTCCCGCGCTGCACCGGCACTTCCTGGCCGGGCTGGCCCGGCGGGACCCGGTGACCGGGCTCAACGACCACCCGCAGGTCCTCGCCTTCCACGGAATGGTCTTCGGCACGCCCAGCCTGGCGGCCCGGGTGGCGCAGTACGCCACCGACGACGAGGAGGCCCTGACCGAGGCCCTCGCCGAGGCGGCACCGGCGGCCGGCGCACTCGACGCCCGGCTCGCCGCCAGTCAGATCGTCGCGGTCCAGCGGGTCCTGGCCCGGGAGAACTGGCGCCGGCTGACCGAGGGTCGGAGCGCGACCGAGGTTCACCCCGACGCCGTCGCGGCGGCCGACCGCGCCTTCCACCTGCTTGCCGGCGGGCTCACCGGGTACGCCGGACCGCCCGGCCCAGCCACCGACGGCAGCTGA